One Hevea brasiliensis isolate MT/VB/25A 57/8 chromosome 5, ASM3005281v1, whole genome shotgun sequence genomic region harbors:
- the LOC110672668 gene encoding laccase-17, which yields MAALLFCSFCVLLLLPNSAVGITRLYTFNITYQNITRLCNTRSVVTVNGKFPGPRLVAREGDRVIVEVVNHVSYNITIHWHGIRQLTSGWADGPAYVTQCPIQNGQSYNYNFTITGQRGTLLWHAHISWLRSSVYGAIIILPKRNESYPFQKPYEEIPILFGEWFNVDPEAIIAQALQTGAGPNVSDAYTINGLPGPLYNCSSKDTFKLKVKPGKTYLLRLINAALNDELFFSIANHTLTVVEADAIYVKPFDTDTLLITPGQTTNVLLKTKPAFPNAIFFMSARPYFTGIGNFDNSTTAAILEYKHPSNSSTKVPLFKPTLPPFNATGFVANFTRKFRSLANAKFPANVPQTVDRNFLFTVGLGTNPCPANNTCQGPTNTTKFAASINNVSFELPSVALLQSYFFGMSNGVFTVDFPQNPPVPFNYTGTPPNNTMVSNGTKALILRFNTSVQLVLQGTSILGAESHPLHLHGYNFFVVGQGFGNYDPNKDPAKFNLVDPIERKTVGVPAGGWIAIRFLADNPGM from the exons ATGGCAGCTCTCCTCTTCTGTTCTTTCTGTGTTTTATTGTTATTGCCAAACTCTGCGGTGGGCATAACAAGGCTTTACACGTTCAAT ATCACGTACCAAAACATTACAAGACTATGCAATACAAGGAGCGTTGTGACGGTGAATGGCAAGTTCCCAGGGCCTCGCTTGGTTGCAAGAGAAGGTGATCGAGTTATCGTCGAGGTTGTTAACCATGTTTCATACAATATCACCATTCATTG GCATGGGATAAGGCAGCTTACAAGCGGATGGGCAGATGGACCTGCTTATGTAACACAATGTCCGATACAGAATGGGCAGTCATACAACTACAACTTCACCATTACTGGGCAGAGAGGAACTCTCTTATGGCATGCTCATATCTCATGGCTCAGATCATCCGTTTATGGAGCCATCATTATCCTCCCAAAACGCAATGAATCATACCCATTTCAGAAGCCCTACGAGGAGATACCCATCCTCTTTG GAGAGTGGTTTAACGTAGATCCAGAGGCTATAATTGCACAGGCACTTCAGACTGGAGCAGGTCCAAATGTTTCGGATGCATATACCATCAATGGTCTCCCAGGGCCACTATACAACTGTTCTTCTAaag ATACATTCAAGCTGAAGGTAAAGCCAGGAAAAACCTACCTTCTCCGCTTGATCAACGCTGCACTCAACGACGAGCTTTTCTTTAGCATCGCCAACCACACTCTCACCGTCGTCGAAGCTGATGCCATTTATGTTAAGCCTTTTGACACTGATACACTCCTCATCACCCCAGGCCAAACCACTAACGTTCTCCTCAAAACCAAGCCTGCTTTTCCTAATGCAATCTTTTTCATGTCTGCTAGGCCTTACTTCACTGGAATTGGAAACTTTGACAACTCGACCACTGCCGCTATTCTTGAATACAAGCACCCTTCAAATAGTTCCACAAAGGTTCCCTTATTTAAGCCAACTTTGCCACCATTCAACGCTACAGGCTTCGTTGCAAATTTCACCAGGAAATTCCGTAGCTTAGCCAATGCCAAATTCCCTGCTAATGTACCACAAACTGTAGACAGAAATTTTCTTTTCACTGTAGGACTTGGGACTAATCCATGCCCTGCCAACAACACGTGTCAGGGACCTACGAATACTACCAAATTTGCAGCTTCGATTAATAATGTCTCCTTTGAACTACCTTCTGTAGCTCTTCTCCAATCCTATTTTTTTGGAATGTCTAATGGAGTTTTCACAGTTGATTTTCCTCAGAACCCACCTGTGCCTTTTAACTATACGGGTACCCCACCAAATAATACAATGGTTAGCAATGGCACAAAAGCGTTGATTCTACGGTTCAACACGAGTGTGCAACTGGTATTGCAAGGCACGAGCATTCTTGGTGCAGAGAGCCATCCTCTCCATCTCCATGGATATAATTTTTTTGTGGTTGGACAAGGTTTCGGCAACTACGATCCAAACAAAGATCCTGCCAAGTTCAATTTAGTCGACCCTATTGAGAGGAAGACCGTTGGGGTTCCAGCTGGAGGTTGGATTGCCATTCGCTTCCTAGCGGATAATCCAGGTATGTAA
- the LOC110652339 gene encoding probable WRKY transcription factor 49, translating into MMEQVKGNNWLDGSEDELIVSELLDDESPFFLLPNEAVESKPTPNYSNEQTVTRLISTVYSGPTIQDIDHALSITSSSTQMDQFQALSQACRISILERGFSKIENNKYTLKFKTCGNGMADDGYKWRKYGQKSIKNSPYPRSYYKCTNPRCSAKKQVERSREDEDTLIVTYEGLHLHFAHPYFLLDQPILVNPQPFKKPKKTAETAEECPSRASPTTGSVDEYCEPQGLLEDVVPLMIRNPLSSNSSSCSSYRSPPTSPSSLSWSPNHTHSCF; encoded by the exons ATGATGGAACAAGTAAAGGGAAATAATTGGCTTGATGGGTCTGAAGATGAGCTTATTGTGAGCGAGCTTCTTGATGATGAATCCCCTTTCTTCCTGTTGCCAAATGAAGCTGTTGAATCCAAACCAACTCCTAATTATTCCAATGAACAAACTGTTACTCGACTCATTTCCACTGTCTATTCTGGGCCAACAATCCAAGATATTGATCATGCTTTATCCATCACTAGCAGCAGCACTCAGATGGACCAATTCCAAGCACTTTCACAGGCCTGCAG AATTTCGATTTTGGAAAGGGGTTTCAGTAAGATTGAGAATAACAAATATACTCTTAAATTCAAAACGTGTGGCAATGGAATGGCTGATGATGGTTATAAATGGAGAAAGTACGGCCAAAAATCTATCAAGAACAGCCCATATCCTAG AAGCTACTACAAGTGCACAAACCCAAGGTGCAGTGCAAAAAAGCAGGTGGAAAGATCCAGAGAAGACGAGGACACACTCATAGTCACCTATGAGGGCCTCCATTTACACTTTGCTCACCCATATTTCTTACTGGACCAACCTATTCTTGTGAATCCACAACCATTCAAGAAGCCCAAGAAGACAGCTGAAACAGCAGAAGAATGCCCATCACGAGCAAGTCCGACCACTGGCTCAGTGGATGAGTATTGCGAGCCTCAGGGTCTGCTTGAAGATGTAGTGCCTTTGATGATTAGGAATCCATTGTCTTCAAATTCTTCTTCTTGCTCTTCTTACCGTTCTCCACCTACTTCACCTTCTTCACTGTCTTGGTCTCCTAATCATACCCATTCTTGTTTTTGA